GTTAACAAGATGTTAAGCCAATCTTGCATTCTTGGGATAAAGCTTGCTTGGTcatggtatgttgtattttttaatatatgataGTAGTcagtttgctaaaattttgttttgaattttaaaatgtgtattcttGAGGGACATTCGTCTgatttcttgtaatgtctttggttTGGGTatagggtaatgctggcttcatagaacaaATTGAGATGTGTCTTCCTTTTTTCTCGATGAATTTGTATCAGAATTGGTATTTTTGCCTTAAATGTTTGGTGTGGTTCACCAGTGAAGTCGTTTGGGGCCTGTAGTATTCTTTGTGGGAAGCTGCTAAacttcatgtatttctttaataaGCTATAGGGCTTAAGGGTTTAAACTACACATATTTCTTTAATAACATATAGGGCCATTCAGCTTATCTGTATCTTCTTGAGTGAGGTTTGGTAGTCtgtgtttttcaaggaatttgaTCATTTCATCTTGAGTTGTTaaatttaatgcttttttttgagacagggtctcgctatgtcacccaggctggaatgcagtgatacaatcacggctcactgcagcctggacctccggggttcaagtcatcctcccacttcagcctccccagtacctgggactacaggcacacaccactatgcctagctaatttttgtagttttcgtggagatgaggtttcaccatgttgctcaggcttttCTCAGACTCCTGGTGTCAACTGATCTgcctgtctaggcctcccaaagtgctgggattacaggtgtgagccccggCACCCGACCTTGCAAAaacttttaataatatttcttattattttaatatttatgaaatcCGTAGTCGTTTCACCTTTCTCATTCCCAGTGCTGATAATTTACCTTACCTCTTTTTACTCACCAGTCTGGCTATAGAGGCATGTCAGTTTTACTCATCTTCTCCATGAACTAGTGTTTGGTTTCATTGATGttctctggttttcttttttctgcgtTAGGgatttctcctctctccctctcttctgtcATCTTActgatttaatttgctcttttccCAGTTTCTTAAAGTAGAAGCTGAGACTATTGATTTgaggccttttttcttttcttacctaGGCATTTAGTATATATGAATTTCCTGACAAGTATTGCTTTCATGGCATCCCCCCAATTTTGATTTGTggcatttttttcattcaattcaaAGTACTTtgtaatttcccttttgatttctcttCTACCTGTTTGTCCAGCTTATTTAGATATCTGTTTAGTTTCCAAGTATTTAGGCATTTTTCCAAGATTTTTGTGTATAACTTGAATCCCTTTATGTTATATGGCCCAGAGTATAGTTGACTTTGATAAATGTTCTGTGTACACTTAGGAGGAATGTCTATCCTGCGATTGTTGGGTAAAGggttctgtaaatgtcagttaaTTCCAGTCGGTTAATGTTGGTGTTCACTTTTTCTGTATCCTTGGTGATTTTCTGTATAAGTAGTTCTATTGATTACTGAAAGGGGAATGTTAAAAGGCTTCAGCTGTGATTCTGGACGTGTCCATTTCTCTGTTCAGTTCTGCTGTTCTTATATGTTGAAGCTCTGTTATCtggtgcatgtatatttaagattattatatcttcttggtGAACTCGTCATTATGTATTGTCTCTTTTTATCCCTGGTAAtcttctttgctctgaagtctgcttTGTCTGATGTTAGTATAGCCATTtgagctttcttttgattagtgtttttggttgatatatatttttctctccttttatttaattatatgtttACTTGAATAATTATTCCACTAAGCTTGACTTAAGAGTCACTTGGTAAATTTTCTTACAAGTTTTGAACCTCTTTGCCTTTGTCTGGAATTGCACAAGGTGCCATCCCTTTTCTCATAAGTTCCTTCCTTGCTGAATTTGTTCCTTTTCAACTTGATCTTTCCAGCTTCCTGTGAGAGTTCCACATTTCATGCTAACACCACCATGGTCAAAGATTTACTCTGGACCTGCTCCGTGTTCATTCGGGGTGCTAGGGATAACACCAGAGCCTTTCTTCCTATGGCAATTGTGCTTTAGTGGACTGAGGCAGACAGTAAGCAAATGCACACTGTGCCAGTGGTGAGAACGTGCTCTGTGGAACAAAACAAAGCCTTGAGTGAGGGCAGTGGAGAGTGATGGGCCTTGGTGGAGCTAGGAGGGTGCTGCTTTAGGAGAGTGGGCACACAGAGCGCCTCTCTGAGAGAGTGACATTTGGACAGAGACATGCTTAGAAGCAAGGGATGAGCTACATGGAAGTTGGGCAGAGAACATTTCCAACAGAAGGACCAGTGAGTGCAAAGGCCTGGGAGGGGAATGTGCCTGGGAGTCCTGAGAACCACATGTATGGCTAGACAAGGCAAATGATGCCAAAAAGATCATAGTTTTAACCAGCTAGAACATTGCAGGATTGTGAAATACTGCGCTGAAAACTTATCTTTAGTCACATAATGGTCCAAACCAAATAGTACAAGGGAGGTTTAACCTTTTAGGTCTGCGAGGAGCAGGGAGTGGGTAAGGATGGGCTCTTTCCTTGCACTGTCATCCAGCAGGCTGCTGAGGACCTTGTCAGTCTTTGAAGACCAGTGAGCCGTGCAGGATGCCCATCGACATTAGTCTGGTTTGAGTGATGAGTGGtaaattctttttcttacttccagtaattttctttttgttccttgtCCATGTTGAACATAGTTATAGACCAGTCCCATGCCTTTCTTAATCTTTTCCCATATTTGTGGGCTCATGGTTCTCTTAGGTGTGTTAGTTCACAGGGAAAATCCTTTAAAAAGTTAGAAGAATAGCTAATAGatgttttcacacacacacaacattcatTAATAGTTTGGAAAATTCAGTCTCGTCCATGGATTATAAGTTTCCCCCATACTTTCTAGTACTTCACACCATCTGTAGTGTCACAGTGTATTTTTGCTGCCATAAAGCTGGTTTGGATTCATATTTTCACAAGAGTGTAATGGGAAAGACCATAGAAAAAGGGAGATTGGGCGTAACACTGCAATTCTGTTTAGCTGGTCAGCTGGTAGTTTCTATTGTGACAGaggtatgtgtttgtgtgtagttGATATCTGTAGTGAAGAGTACAGTGGAAACATTGACCAAAATAGTAGAATTGTTACGATTCAAATGCAGACACtcacaagtttttattttattgcaggtATTTCTTGGTGGATTTTTATGCACCCACCACAACTGTTGAAAGCGTGGTGGAGCACTTGTCTCGAGACACAGATGTGATTAGAGGGAATATCGTCAAACACCCTCTGACCCAGGAACTAAAAGAATGTGAAGGGATTGTCCCAGTCCCACCTGAAGAAAAGTTATATTCCacaaagaagaggaggaagtgaAAAGATTTGCCAGATTTTAGCCGTATCCCTTCACATTTGAGCAGCATGGATGAGAAGGAAGAGTTTGCAAG
The nucleotide sequence above comes from Macaca nemestrina isolate mMacNem1 chromosome 4, mMacNem.hap1, whole genome shotgun sequence. Encoded proteins:
- the LOC105472689 gene encoding small ribosomal subunit protein bS6m → MPRYELALILKAMQRPETAAALKRTIEALMDRGAIVRDLENLGEKALPYRMSAHNQQYNRGGYFLVDFYAPTTTVESVVEHLSRDTDVIRGNIVKHPLTQELKECEGIVPVPPEEKLYSTKKRRK